A window of Phocoena phocoena chromosome 6, mPhoPho1.1, whole genome shotgun sequence contains these coding sequences:
- the IL11RA gene encoding interleukin-11 receptor subunit alpha yields the protein MSSSCSGLSRVLVAVATALVSASCPCPQAWGPPGVQYGQPGRAMTLCCPGVTAGAPVSWFRDGETRLLQGPDSGLGHELVLARAESTDEGTYICRTLDGALGGMVTLQLGYPPVRPVVSCQAADYENFSCTWSPSQVSGLPTRYLTSYRKKTVPGADGQRMSPSTGPWPCPQDPPGAARCVVRGAEFWSQYRINVTEVNPLGASTRLLDVSLQSILRPDPPQGLRVESVPGYPRRLRASWTYPASWPRQPHFLLKFRLQYRPAQHPAWSTVEPSGLEEVITDAVAGLPHAVRVSARDFLDAGTWSAWSPEAWGTPSTGPLPKEIPAGGQQHAQPEEEPQVVSPAPPRPSLLPDPRPLDHRDVLEQVAMLASLGIFSFLGLVAGALALGLWLRLRPCEKDGPQKSGFLAPMIPVDKLPGVPNL from the exons ATGAGCAGCAGCTGCTCAGGGCTGAGCAGGGTCCTGGTGGCCGTGGCTACAGCCCTGGTGTCTGCCTCctgtccctgcccccaggcctgggGCCCCCCAG GGGTCCAGTATGGGCAGCCTGGCAGGGCCATGACGCTGTGTTGCCCTGGAGTGACTGCTGG GGCCCCGGTGTCCTGGTTTCGGGACGGGGAGACAAGGCTGCTCCAGGGACCTGACTCTGGTCTAGGGCACGAACTGGTCCTGGCCCGGGCAGAAAGCACTGACGAGGGCACCTATATCTGCCGGACCCTGGATGGTGCACTTGGGGGCATGGTGACCCTGCAGCTGGGCT ACCCCCCAGTCCGCCCTGTTGTCTCCTGCCAAGCAGCTGACTATGAGAACTTCTCCTGCACTTGGAGTCCCAGCCAGGTTAGCGGTTTACCCACCCGCTACCTCACCTCCTACAG GAAGAAGACAGTACCAGGAGCCGATGGCCAAAG GATGAGTCCATCCACAGGGCCCTGGCCATGCCCACAGGACCCCCCAGGGGCTGCCCGCTGTGTGGTCCGTGGGGCAGAGTTCTGGAGCCAGTACCGGATCAATGTGACTGAAGTGAACCCCCTGGGGGCCAGCACACGCCTACTGGATGTGAGCTTGCAGAGCATCT TGCGCCCTGACCCACCCCAGGGGCTGCGGGTAGAGTCGGTACCTGGCTATCCTCGCCGCCTGCGTGCCAGCTGGACGTACCCTGCCTCCTGGCCCCGCCAGCCCCACTTCCTGCTGAAGTTCCGGCTGCAGTACCGTCCAGCACAGCATCCAGCCTGGTCCACG GTGGAACCGTCTGGATTGGAGGAGGTGATCACGGACGCTGTGGCTGGGCTGCCCCATGCCGTGCGGGTCAGTGCCCGGGACTTTCTGGACGCAGGCACCTGGAGCGCCTGGAGCCCCGAGGCCTGGGGTACTCCGAGCACCG GACCCCTACCGAAGGAGATACCAGCTGGGGGCCAACAACACGCGCAGCCAGAGGAAGAACCTCAGGTGGTTAGCCCTGCTCCCCCAAGACCGTCCCTCCTACCAGACCCGCGGCCACTTG ACCACAGAGACGTCCTGGAGCAGGTGGCTATGCTGGCATCTTTGGGAATATTCTCTTTCTTGGGACTGGTGGCTGGGGCCCTGGCACTGGGGCTCTG GCTGAGGTTGAGACCATGTGAGAAGGATGGACCCCAAAAGTCTGGGTTCTTGGCCCCGATGATTCCGGTGGACAAGCTTCCAG GAGTCCCAAACCTGTAG
- the GALT gene encoding galactose-1-phosphate uridylyltransferase isoform X2: MTPTTLCVRGPHGPMESKVMCFHPWSDVTLPLMSVPEIRAVVDAWASVTEELGAQYPWVQIFENKGAMMGCSNPHPHCQVWASSFLPDVAQREERSQRAYQSQHGEPLLMEYGRQELLRKDRLVLTSEHWLVLVPFWAVWPFQTLLLPRRHVRRLPELTPAERDDLAYITKKLLTKYDNLFETSFPYSMGWHGAPMGSEAGANWDHWQLHAHYYPPLLRSATVRKFMVGYEMLAQAQRDLTPEQAAERLRALPEVHYRLGQKDRETAAIA; this comes from the exons ATGACCCCCACAACCCTCTGTGTCCGGGGGCCACACGGGCCAATGGAGAG TAAGGTTATGTGCTTCCACCCCTGGTCGGATGTGACACTGCCACTCATGTCAGTCCCTGAGATCCGAGCTGTCGTTGATGCATGGGCCTCAGTCACAGAGGAGCTGGGTGCCCAGTACCCTTGGGTGCAG ATCTTTGAAAACAAAGGAGCCATGATGGGCTGTTCCaacccccatccccactgccag GTGTGGGCCAGCAGTTTCCTGCCAGATGTTGCCCAGCGTGAGGAGCGATCTCAGCGGGCCTATCAGAGTCAGCACGGAGAGCCCCTGCTAATGGAGTACGGCCGCCAAGAGCTGCTCAGGAAG GACCGTCTGGTCCTAACCAGTGAGCACTGGTTAGTGCTGGTCCCCTTCTGGGCAGTGTGGCCCTTCCAGACACTACTGCTGCCCCGTCGGCATGTACGGCGGCTGCCTGAGCTGACCCCGGCTGAGCGTGACG ATCTAGCCTACATCACGAAGAAGCTCTTGACCAAGTATGACAACCTATTTGAGACATCCTTTCCCTACTCCATGGGCTGGCATG GGGCTCCTATGGGATCAGAGGCTGGAGCCAACTGGGACCACTGGCAGCTACATGCTCATTATTATCCTCCACTCCTGCGTTCTGCCACAGTCCGGAAATTCATGGTTGGCTATGAAATGCTTGCCCAGGCCCAGAGGGACCTCACCCCTGAGCAG GCTGCAGAGAGACTAAGGGCGCTTCCTGAGGTTCATTACCGCCTGGGGCAGAAGGACAGGGAGACAGCAGCCATCGCCTGA
- the GALT gene encoding galactose-1-phosphate uridylyltransferase isoform X1 — protein MATTFRASEHQHIRYNPLQDEWVLVSAHRMKRPWQGQVEPPLLTTVPRHDPHNPLCPGATRANGEVNPYYEGTFLFDNDFPALQPDAPSPGPSDHPLFQAEAARGVCKVMCFHPWSDVTLPLMSVPEIRAVVDAWASVTEELGAQYPWVQIFENKGAMMGCSNPHPHCQVWASSFLPDVAQREERSQRAYQSQHGEPLLMEYGRQELLRKDRLVLTSEHWLVLVPFWAVWPFQTLLLPRRHVRRLPELTPAERDDLAYITKKLLTKYDNLFETSFPYSMGWHGAPMGSEAGANWDHWQLHAHYYPPLLRSATVRKFMVGYEMLAQAQRDLTPEQAAERLRALPEVHYRLGQKDRETAAIA, from the exons ATGGCCACAACCTTCCGGGCGAGCG AGCATCAGCATATCCGCTACAACCCGCTACAAGATGAGTGGGTGCTGGTGTCAGCGCACCGCATGAAGCGGCCCTGGCAGGGGCAGGTAGAACCCCCGCTTCTGACGACAGTACCCCGCCATGACCCCCACAACCCTCTGTGTCCGGGGGCCACACGGGCCAATGGAGAG GTGAATCCCTACTATGAAGGCACCTTCCTGTTTGACAATGACTTCCCAGCTCTGCAGCCTGATGCCCCTAGTCCAG GACCCAGTGATCACCCCCTTTTCCAAGCAGAGGCTGCTCGAGGAGTTTG TAAGGTTATGTGCTTCCACCCCTGGTCGGATGTGACACTGCCACTCATGTCAGTCCCTGAGATCCGAGCTGTCGTTGATGCATGGGCCTCAGTCACAGAGGAGCTGGGTGCCCAGTACCCTTGGGTGCAG ATCTTTGAAAACAAAGGAGCCATGATGGGCTGTTCCaacccccatccccactgccag GTGTGGGCCAGCAGTTTCCTGCCAGATGTTGCCCAGCGTGAGGAGCGATCTCAGCGGGCCTATCAGAGTCAGCACGGAGAGCCCCTGCTAATGGAGTACGGCCGCCAAGAGCTGCTCAGGAAG GACCGTCTGGTCCTAACCAGTGAGCACTGGTTAGTGCTGGTCCCCTTCTGGGCAGTGTGGCCCTTCCAGACACTACTGCTGCCCCGTCGGCATGTACGGCGGCTGCCTGAGCTGACCCCGGCTGAGCGTGACG ATCTAGCCTACATCACGAAGAAGCTCTTGACCAAGTATGACAACCTATTTGAGACATCCTTTCCCTACTCCATGGGCTGGCATG GGGCTCCTATGGGATCAGAGGCTGGAGCCAACTGGGACCACTGGCAGCTACATGCTCATTATTATCCTCCACTCCTGCGTTCTGCCACAGTCCGGAAATTCATGGTTGGCTATGAAATGCTTGCCCAGGCCCAGAGGGACCTCACCCCTGAGCAG GCTGCAGAGAGACTAAGGGCGCTTCCTGAGGTTCATTACCGCCTGGGGCAGAAGGACAGGGAGACAGCAGCCATCGCCTGA
- the SIGMAR1 gene encoding sigma non-opioid intracellular receptor 1, producing the protein MQWAVGRRWAWAALLLAAVAVLAQVVWHWLGTQSFVFQHEEIAQLARQYAGLDHELAFSRLIVELRRLHPGHVLPDEELQWVFVNAGGWMGAMCLLHASLSEYVLLFGTALGSSGHSGRYWAEISDTIISGTFHQWREGTTKSEVFYPGETVVHGPGEATAVEWGPNTWMVEYGRGVIPSTLAFALADTIFSTQDFLTLFYTLQAYARGLRLELTTYLFGQDA; encoded by the exons ATGCAGTGGGCCGTGGGCCGGCGGTGGGCGTGGGCCGCGCTGCTCCTGGCGGCCGTGGCTGTGCTGGCCCAGGTGGTCTGGCACTGGCTGGGCACTCAGAGCTTCGTCTTCCAGCATGAAGAGATCGCGCAGCTGGCTCGGCAGTACGCCG GGCTGGACCACGAGCTGGCCTTCTCTCGGCTGATCGTGGAGCTGCGGCGCCTGCACCCAGGCCACGTGCTGCCCGACGAGGAGCTGCAGTGGGTGTTCGTGAACGCGGGAGGCTGGATGGGCGCCATGTGCCTTCTGCACGCCTCCCTGTCCGAGTACGTGCTGCTCTTCGGCACCGCCCTGGGCTCTAGCGGCCACTCGG GGCGCTATTGGGCTGAGATCTCGGATACCATCATCTCTGGCACCTTCCACCAGTGGAGAGAGGGCACTACCAAAAGCGAGGTCTTCTACCCAG GGGAGACAGTGGTGCACGGGCCTGGTGAGGCAACGGCTGTGGAGTGGGGGCCAAACACATGGATGGTGGAGTACGGCCGGGGTGTCATCCCATCTACCCTGGCCTTCGCGCTGGCTGACACAATCTTCAGCACCCAGGACTTCCTCACCCTCTTCTATACTCTTCAAGCCTATGCCCGGGGCCTCCGGCTTGAACTCACCACCTACCTCTTTGGCCAGGACGCCTGA
- the ARID3C gene encoding AT-rich interactive domain-containing protein 3C isoform X1: MEALQRQQAARLAQGVGPLAPPRPPPPPPRPSFPGSRTLQAPDRGLGEVGAEEEEDAQEDEEGEEAGTEEEAAEESHPGTRGTSSPSSQPPGPHPHEWTYEEQFKQLYELDADPKRKEFLDDLFSFMQKRGTPVNRVPIMAKQVLDLYALFRLVTAKGGLVEVINRKVWREVTRGLSLPTTITSAAFTLRTQYMKYLYPYECETRALSSPGELQAAIDSNRREGRRQAYTNTPLFGLAGQSPWGTLGPASGSGPAPPAPTPGPRTAQGSASGLPAHACAQLSPSPIKKEESRIPTPRLALPVGLAFGPAREKVAPEEPPEKRAVLMGPMDPPRHGAPPSFLPRGKVPLREEQLDGPLNLAGSGISSINMALEINGVVYTGVLFARCQPVPASQGPANPAPPPLMGPPSSASP, from the exons ATGGAGGCCCTGCAGAGACAGCAGGCAGCCCGACTGGCCCAGGGGGTGGGGCCTTTGGCCCCTCCacgcccaccaccaccaccgccgcgGCCTTCCTTTCCTGGATCCCGGACCCTGCAGGCCCCTGACAGGGGCTTGGGGGAGGTTGgagctgaggaagaggaggatgcccaagaggatgaggaaggagaggaagctgGCACAGAAGAGGAGGCAGCCGAGGAGAGCCACCCAGGGACCCGGGGCACCAGCTCACCTTCCAGCCAGCCCCCTGGACCTCATCCCCATGAGTGGACCTATGAGGAGCAGTTCAAGCAG CTGTACGAGCTCGATGCAGACCCCAAGAGGAAAGAATTTCTGGATGACCTGTTTAGCTTCATGCAGAAGAGGG GGACGCCAGTGAACCGTGTGCCCATCATGGCGAAGCAGGTGCTGGACCTGTACGCGCTGTTTCGCCTGGTGACGGCCAAGGGCGGTCTGGTGGAAGTCATCAACCGCAAGGTGTGGCGGGAGGTAACGCGCGGCCTCAGCTTGCCCACCACCATCACGTCGGCCGCCTTCACTCTACGCACCCA GTACATGAAGTATCTGTACCCGTACGAGTGCGAGACGCGGGCGCTCAGCTCCCCGGGGGAGCTCCAGGCCGCCATCGACAGCAACCGGCGGGAAGGCCGTCGTCAAGCTTACACCAACACCCCACTCTTCGGCTTGGCGGGACAGTCCCCTTGGGGCACTCTTGGCCCCGCCTCGGGTTCCGGGCCCGCCCCTCCCGCGCCCACGCCCGGCCCCCGCACTGCTCAGGGCTCCGCCTCCGGCCTGCCGGCGCACGCCTGCGCGCAGCTGAGCCCGAGCCCCATTAAGAAAG AGGAGAGCAGAATTCCAACCCCTCGACTGGCACTGCCTGTGGGCCTAGCCTTTGGACCTGCACGTGAGAAGGTGGCAccagaggagcccccagagaagaGGGCTGTGCTGATGGGGCCCATGGACCCACCTCGACATGGCGCACCCCCCAGTTTCCTGCCCCGTGGCAAGGTTCCCTtgaggg AAGAGCAGTTGGATGGGCCTCTCAATCTGGCAGGCAGTGGTATCAGCAGTATCAACATGGCCCTAGAGATCAACGGGGTGGTCTACACTG GCGTCCTCTTTGCCCGTTGCCAGCCCGTGCCAGCTTCCCAGGGCCCAGCCAACCCTGCACCCCCACCCCTGATGGGGCCCCCTTCCAGCGCCTCACCCTGA
- the ARID3C gene encoding AT-rich interactive domain-containing protein 3C isoform X2, translating into MEALQRQQAARLAQGVGPLAPPRPPPPPPRPSFPGSRTLQAPDRGLGEVGAEEEEDAQEDEEGEEAGTEEEAAEESHPGTRGTSSPSSQPPGPHPHEWTYEEQFKQLYELDADPKRKEFLDDLFSFMQKRGTPVNRVPIMAKQVLDLYALFRLVTAKGGLVEVINRKVWREVTRGLSLPTTITSAAFTLRTQYMKYLYPYECETRALSSPGELQAAIDSNRREGRRQAYTNTPLFGLAGQSPWGTLGPASGSGPAPPAPTPGPRTAQGSASGLPAHACAQLSPSPIKKEEQLDGPLNLAGSGISSINMALEINGVVYTGVLFARCQPVPASQGPANPAPPPLMGPPSSASP; encoded by the exons ATGGAGGCCCTGCAGAGACAGCAGGCAGCCCGACTGGCCCAGGGGGTGGGGCCTTTGGCCCCTCCacgcccaccaccaccaccgccgcgGCCTTCCTTTCCTGGATCCCGGACCCTGCAGGCCCCTGACAGGGGCTTGGGGGAGGTTGgagctgaggaagaggaggatgcccaagaggatgaggaaggagaggaagctgGCACAGAAGAGGAGGCAGCCGAGGAGAGCCACCCAGGGACCCGGGGCACCAGCTCACCTTCCAGCCAGCCCCCTGGACCTCATCCCCATGAGTGGACCTATGAGGAGCAGTTCAAGCAG CTGTACGAGCTCGATGCAGACCCCAAGAGGAAAGAATTTCTGGATGACCTGTTTAGCTTCATGCAGAAGAGGG GGACGCCAGTGAACCGTGTGCCCATCATGGCGAAGCAGGTGCTGGACCTGTACGCGCTGTTTCGCCTGGTGACGGCCAAGGGCGGTCTGGTGGAAGTCATCAACCGCAAGGTGTGGCGGGAGGTAACGCGCGGCCTCAGCTTGCCCACCACCATCACGTCGGCCGCCTTCACTCTACGCACCCA GTACATGAAGTATCTGTACCCGTACGAGTGCGAGACGCGGGCGCTCAGCTCCCCGGGGGAGCTCCAGGCCGCCATCGACAGCAACCGGCGGGAAGGCCGTCGTCAAGCTTACACCAACACCCCACTCTTCGGCTTGGCGGGACAGTCCCCTTGGGGCACTCTTGGCCCCGCCTCGGGTTCCGGGCCCGCCCCTCCCGCGCCCACGCCCGGCCCCCGCACTGCTCAGGGCTCCGCCTCCGGCCTGCCGGCGCACGCCTGCGCGCAGCTGAGCCCGAGCCCCATTAAGAAAG AAGAGCAGTTGGATGGGCCTCTCAATCTGGCAGGCAGTGGTATCAGCAGTATCAACATGGCCCTAGAGATCAACGGGGTGGTCTACACTG GCGTCCTCTTTGCCCGTTGCCAGCCCGTGCCAGCTTCCCAGGGCCCAGCCAACCCTGCACCCCCACCCCTGATGGGGCCCCCTTCCAGCGCCTCACCCTGA